One genomic segment of Brassica napus cultivar Da-Ae chromosome A3, Da-Ae, whole genome shotgun sequence includes these proteins:
- the BNAA03G49870D gene encoding uncharacterized protein BNAA03G49870D, with product MCLELVYHEEKTELGRQQAPGVCPYCGGKVSAVDVETKWLFCFLPLCFKVKRKYSCSSCDRRLVLYY from the coding sequence ATGTGTTTGGAGCTTGTGTATCACGAGGAGAAGACAGAGCTTGGTCGGCAACAAGCACCGGGTGTGTGTCCATACTGCGGCGGAAAAGTGTCGGCGGTAGATGTCGAGACCAAGTGGTTGTTCTGTTTCTTACCACTATGTTTCAAGGTCAAACGCAAGTACTCTTGTTCCTCCTGTGATCGTCGTCTCGTCTTGTATTATTGA